One window of Triticum dicoccoides isolate Atlit2015 ecotype Zavitan chromosome 5A, WEW_v2.0, whole genome shotgun sequence genomic DNA carries:
- the LOC119296901 gene encoding uncharacterized protein LOC119296901 — MESPQKKAGSMDGTGSEKTPLPHLLPVTVAKKTPRPDVVREVSEWVLVTAFSFAFALVFSFGLAYALELFHVQCSQSSLFLRCGLLTDAEEAVMNALGIGMLCCVALQAAAAALALRLQCRRRWVRRALAYLALALTIGGHCFYAALARLFLVADPGDLFFRICSTVGIFVCAAGDTISFLALILGRE; from the exons ATGGAGTCCCCGCAGAAGAAGGCTGGATCCATGGATGGCACTGGCAGCGAGAAGACGCCTCTTCCTCATCTGCTGCCGGTGACCGTGGCGAAGAAGACGCCTCGTCCGGATGTTGTCCGAGAGGTCAGCGAGTGGGTGCTCGTGACCGCCTTCTCCTTCGCCTTCGCCTTGGTGTTCTCCTTCGGCTTGGCCTACGCACTCGAGCTCTTCCACGTCCAGTGCAGCCAG TCCTCCCTCTTTCTTCGGTGCGGCCTGCTGACGGACGCGGAGGAAGCTGTGATGAACGCCCTAGGTATCGGGATGCTGTGCTGCGTCGCGCTCCAGGCGGCCGCAGCGGCGCTGGCGCTGCGTCTCCAGTGCCGCCGTCGCTGGGTCCGCCGTGCCCTCGCCTACCTCGCGCTCGCGCTCACCATCGGCGGCCACTGCTTCTACGCCGCGCTAGCCCGCCTCTTCCTCGTCGCCGACCCAGGAGACCTCTTCTTCAGGATCTGCTCAACCGTGGGCATCTTCGTCTGCGCGGCGGGAGACACCATCAGCTTCCTGGCCCTCATCCTCGGCCGCGAGTAG